DNA from Gracilinanus agilis isolate LMUSP501 chromosome 3, AgileGrace, whole genome shotgun sequence:
GTTATTAATATctgaaaatgggaaatgaatggagaaaagaacTTTGATGCCAATTATAGCAATTTCATACAGAAATTTAACTGATGAAAATTGTGAGAGCAGAGAGATCAAAGGAACCTGGAAGCCTCCTCCATTAGCAAACACTGGATCTCTTTGCCAAACAGAACTCTATAGCAGCCAAAGGCAACACTGATATAGgctataaatgaaattataaaattttatagagaaggaaaattatgaGCTGTGTtgctccataaaaaaaaaaacaaaaatcaatagagggggaaaataacaaaaattatatatatatatatacacacacacatatataattataaattataaatatacaaaaaattaaacaaagttcAGTGATAGACccatttaaataaaatcatttcaagGGCATTTAAATATGAAACTCGAAGGAGGAtgatactgaagaaaaaaaactgggGAGTGAGGGGGAGGATCTgaactgtgatttcatccatttaGGGAATATCTTTCCAgggtgaactttttttttaaaactcttaccttctaccttaaaatcaatactgtagattggttccaaggcagaagaaccataagggttaggcattgggtattaagtgacttacccaggaccacacagttagaaaatgcctgaggccagatttgaagctaggacctcctatctctaggcctggttctcattcTCCTGAACCACCTCGTTGCCCACTCCATGATGAACTTCTGCACCTCCAATGCTAATGGGCACCTCCTACTCTATAACTTAAAGGTTTAGAGAATTGTCTGAATCAGAGTTCATAAAGCCAGGAAGCCTCAGAGGTGGGACTTAAATACAGGACTACATGTTGCCTTTCTGCTGGAAAATATTGGTAGCAAAAAAGGTAGGCTTTTGTAGTAGAGAGCAACTTGAAATCAttgaaagcattttacaaatgagttcaTTCTATAAAATAGTTGCTCTTGACTAGAAATGCCTCTTTTCTTGACAAGGAtggcaaatgtttgttgactaaggAGATTTTCTGGGCTTTTTAAAACTTGAGTCAACAAACAATGATTATAAGAggttcttttatttataaaagttcattttggatgTGGTTAATGCTTTATACTGGCTAATGTTCTGTAATAAGTAAAACTATTGAGGTCAATATCtttctttattctatttcctatttttcagagCTGGCATCTTGTTTGAATAGGTCAGGATGATGCTGTTGTTACTGTCTACAGTATCTTCTTGGCTTTatccttttttattcattcactcatttatttttataagcatttatcaTCTCTTTCCCAATGCCCCCTCTAATTGaacaattaaaatatgaaaaacgAAAATATGAAAAGATCATGACCAATGTATATTGTTCAGCAAAATGAATCCACactttggccatgtccaaaaaagatGTGTGTCTTCTTCTAcatctttgatttcatcatctctCTGGCAGGTATTTTCACCTCTATTTCTTTGGATTAATAGTTTATCATTGCATTGTTCAGAGTCCTAAAGTCATTTTCCAACATAATTCCATTTtatcctcctccctcctccaattTGCCTTTGATTTTGACTTTTGGGCTAACTAATGATGGTCTGACTGTACATGGATCGGTGGTCCTAGTATGATAGCCCTATCAGCTTTAGGCCATTTCCTGTTTGTAAAAAGTCAATTCTGCATTTTTTGATGTCATTTGGTGATCACCATTCTTAGtacttttcacctctattcttgAGAAGGTATTAATTCTATAAAGGCATGATGCCTTTGAGTAGCCTCTGGCTTCTTGTGTTCCATAAAGCTATGGAATATTTTTGCCATGTATCTTGTAGCTCCTTCATTCAAGCCAACAAATATCAAAGTATACATTGTTGATTTGGTGGATCTTATCAAgtttttttcagaatttctccTCTATTCTCTGTAACATATATTGTTACATAAGCTttgcagaatcacagaatatcagagttggaaggaagcaCAAAAACCACCTGGATCAACCTGTACCTAACCAGAAAATTCCTCTGTCTTCACACCCAACAAATGTCACTCAGCCTCTGGATGAAGacattttacattaaaaatatgaatCTGACAAATCTGAACATGTctctatataaagaaaaatagaaaaaagaggacTGTGTGTATAACTATGAATGtcctctgggcagtcctaagcaaagctaaagctataattggtccacgtaaagtggagggaatgcacaggaagtgacacaaagaagtGTCTTTAAAAGCAGCAGCAACTTCCTGTTGAGTCAGTTCTTTGCAGTTCTTGGGAATTCAGAGTTCAGGTTTGAattggagttggagttggaggctggtgaaggatctGCTTCATGGACCTGAGACTGAAATTTTGTGAGACTATTCTTGAATTTCTCCCTTTGacctaccacatgggtgagtgaaaaggctgaatctttttcctggcttttctggaggtactagcctttggagaggcccctcatcttggaggaggccttgtgactagaacccttgtttaatttacctctgggcctctCTTTGCttgggcctctgaagccctgacTGGTTTGGACAGGGCAGGAGTCattatctactctctctttcatttccttgctttcactctttctctttttgtaaataaactaccataaaaagtcatcctgacttgagtaatatattttcggCAATCacctttttatacatttagtGCAATCTTTACTTCTTAACCCTTACACAATGAATATGAAGACTTaagagaaatgtgggaagacttgtatgaatggaAGGAGTCTAATACAAGCAGAACAAAAATGCAATTTACACAATGAGAACAACAAAGTACAAAGAACCCAAAAAATTACCTGAAATGCTGTGTAAATATAATGGTCAGACTTGATCTGAGAGAAGAGCTGGGATAACATACTTCACCTCATTTTAATTCATAGGTTCTAGACTATGGGGGGTGGAATACTACATACATGTCAGAATTGATGTATTGGTTAGCCTTTCTgaattactcttttaaaaaaatgtaacaagggggcagttaggtagctcagtggactgaaagccagatGTAGAAATGGGAgggcctggtttcaaatctggcttcagatacttcccagctgtgtgaccctgggcaagtcacttgacccccattgtccactcttaccactcttccacctatgagccaatacacagaagttaagggtttaaaaaaaactctacatagaattaattaggaaaaaaagacacCATACCTAAGTGGATGATGTGGAGAACTCCAACAAAAAGTGTTAGGAGCTCTGAGTTCCCCTTTACTGTACTAACTAATACATCAGTTTAAGCTCACTTTTCCTAGATTCTGTATGTACTTAGGGAAGAATGCATCACAGACTTTTGGGGAATGTTTTagatcacattttctttttttttttaacccttaccttccatcttggaatcagaactgtatattggttccaaggcagaagagtggtagaggtaggcaatgggggtcaagtgacttgcccagggtcacacagctgggcagtatctgaggccagatttgaacctagggcctcccgtctctaggcctggctctcaatccactgagctacccagctgccccctacatcaCATTTTCTTACTATGCTCTCTTAGTCAATATGTCTTTCTAAAAGTCAATTAAATCTGGCCAGTTAATTGATATCAACTGGTAATTGTGTTCGAAAGCACACTAGTGGGGGCTTATGAGCTATATACTTAGAATATTACACACCCCACATTTCACTGCTAACTTGATTCTTGAGGGAATGTAATGGCCATACTCTGGGGACCCACTTGGTCAATGTGTATTGGAATCAGGATATATCTGTATCAGAGCATAAGCTACATGAAGAATGAGCTGATGggtaggggagagggagggatatTTTTGGAAGTGAAGGTGACATAAAAAAgatatctaaaaatatttaagaggGAGAAAAGGCTTAGAGGAGACAtgattagaaattgtttttaagtatttgaagctgTCCTACGGAAGATGGATTTGAAGCTCTATTTCCCCTAGAAGGCAGTACCAGGAGGAACAGCAGAAGTTTTCAGAGAGACAGATTCAGGCTTCTCTGTGTTATTGTAATTATCTCAAATGAAAAGGCCTGTCCTAGAAGGTTACAAGGCAAGCATTGCCAGAGGTCCAGAAGAGAGCACTGGTTGACCATTTGTTGGGAATGTTGCAAACGTAATccctgcccagggtcatgttGAGTTAGATACCATTTGAGGACTCGTTGAGCTCTGAGGTTTTGCGAGTCTGTAGTGAGTCTGAGAAGGGCAGCACCTGAGAAGGGCAATGGTGCTGTTgggagaaataaggaagttaggaggAGCAGCCGGTTACAGGGGAAAGATCAACTGGAGTTGAGAAATATTTAGTCAGATGAGGGTAACGATGACAACCACCTGAccagattgttgtgaagatcaaatgagatgacatatggAAAGTGCCTTACTAACCTATATAAATGTTTCCTCCTGTTATTGttatgggcagctaagtggcacagggaatagagcactggacctagaatcagtcaggaaacctgagtttaaatctggtgcctggacaagtctcttaactctgttgatctcagtttcctcatctgtaaaaccatCTGGAGGGGAAATGGCAAGGAcacctagatggcacagtggatagaatgctgggtttggaCTTGGGACagtatgagttcaaatccagcctcagatacataatagctatttgaccttgggtaagtcagttaaccttgtttgcctcagttactcatctttaaaatggggacacaaatggagaaggaaatggtaaaccactccagtgtctttgccaagaaaacgccatagggtcatgtagagttggacccaactgaacaacaacagcaattattattgttatgctCACTCCCTTTTTCCAACAACTCAAGTCCCCTGGCCTTGGCTTAGCCTTCACTAGGGACGTGTCTACACTAGCCCCCTCAACTGTATGATGTGAAGGTCTCTTTCCCCAAGGAAATATTGGATTAAGGCACTGAAAGCCAATGTTACCATTAAGGGCATGGGAGAAGGTAAACTTTGGAAGATGAGATGCCgggaggaaggaaagacaggTTTGACACCCAGGACTACCCACCAAAATAGGAATTATGGGGTAGGATGGAGGTATTACACTGGTGAGAGTGGGGGGATCTGTGGTGTCAAGGGTAAGGATGGGAGAATGGAAATGAAATGGGCCTGGCTGTTGAGGACCAACTTTACTTATTCTGCAAACTTGCCTACCACATACAGGGTTGGGTTGAAAACACAGAGCCTTCTGGGTTTATAGCTATTAGCTACTTGTtgagagaatgaagaaatgaaggcataGAAGTATATATGACTGAATGAAACATCCTCCCCTCCAGCCCACAAATGACTCCTTCCATCACTGGCTAGCTCTTCCAGTCTCCTGGGAGTCATGCCTAGGAGTTTCAGAAAGGCAAATTTTTTGGCTTGCTATAAGGGGAAAACTTTTTAACTATTAGCAAAGCCCCCGAGTGGGAGGGGCAGTCCATTAAAGATTCTTGGACTAATTGGAAGAAAACAGGAAATACTCTCTCTGGTCTAATCCCTCTAATCTTAATCGACTACTAGTGAGGATTTAGTGCTTCCTTCATCAAACCAAGAAATGCTCTTGGCTCTTTGCTTACACAGCACCCACAGATTCCCTGTGTCCTTAGCCCCCAACAATGGAAAAGACTTCCTCTTTTCTTGGTACATTTATAAATTCTTTATTCACTGGCTAACAGGGCTCCTGAAGATTGGTGTACAGCAGGAAGTCTGCCTCAAATTGGACAGGGAGAACTCATCAAGGGCAGGAGTTGTGACTGAGTAGATCTCTTTGGTCGTGGTCCATCCTACAACAACATAAAGGTCCCTTACAAAGGATGTTGCTGCAGGGGACAACGGTGGCGATGATGACGATGATGGAGACGGAGATGAAGGCCCTTCTATCACCATAAGGACATTCCTTCTTCTGGGCTATGGTGGTTTGTGAATGTGGGGATGAGGGGGACTGTGTTGGCCCACAAGGAATCTGGACTTGAGCTTCCCTACCTGGCCTCCAGAGTGGAATGAGGGCCCCTGGTAATTTCTGGGGCTGGGGTTGTCAATTAGCACCCCAGAACAGCTCGGCTCATCTTGCTCTGCTCCCTGGCCAGAGAGCCATTGTTAGGGCCCTCAGGGATCACTTTTCGGGAGAGGCTTTGAGATGACAGGAATCCACAGTCCTTCCCTGGGCCCCATGGAATGGGAGTAGTGGTGGGCTCAGCGTTGGGGAAGTCTCCATCTCCAGACATGTATACCTTTAAACACATTTGGGGGTTGGGGCACGGAGTGAGGTCAGGATGGGGATAAGCCTGACCCAACATCGATTCCTTGTGGTGAGGATTCTCAGCAGCCTGTACAGGCCACGTTTATACAGAGTTCACAGTCTTCTTGGCTGATGTTTCCTAGGGAGGGAATAAAAAGGAGATTGAGATCTGGCTGGAACCGGGCAGGAAAAACTGACTAAGGTAATCTTTTGCTAAAGGGAGCAAAGAGATTCAGATGAAATGAAGCCTAGAAGGGTGATGAGGAGGGATGAAGTGAAGGTCAAGGTAGTAGATTAAACTAGAAGCAGTCCTCgtgctattattttataaatgaggaagctaaggcttgtataagataagtgacttgcttaaagtcatgTTGCTAGTAAGTGGCAGGtatgggatttgaactccatGCCAATTCCatgtccagcattctattcaccaCATCCTGCTCCCTCAAGGCAGAGGAAGGATAAGCTAAAGATGATAAGGAGTTGGGAAGTGGAGGGAGGAGATAAAGAGGATTGAGGTATGGAGTGTTAGAGGAGGGATGAGCTATGGAAAAGTGAGCTGAGGACCTAGAAGATGATAAGGGGAAGGGATTGGTAATAAAGTgggaagagtaaaaggagggaatGAAAGAGGAAGTATGGGAAGATGTAATTAGTGAGCTGAGGAAAACTGAGAAGTAGGGTAAGGAGAGGTCATAGAACAGCAGATCATACagatggggaaagggaggcaCAAGAAGTGAGGTGGCCAGGAAGATATAGGACTTGAACTCCCGTCTATCTCCAGGATACCTTATCATTATGCAGCAGGGTGAATAATGAAGTAAGGAGAAGGGGGCTAAGAGGAGCTCATCTGTCAGGCTCAGCCACACCAGGGGAAGGATCTTTGGTGTGTGGGGGACGCAGAGGACACATACTCAGGGCTCTGAAGATGTTGGCAGCTTTGCTATTCTTACAGATGGGCTGGAGGTCGGAGGGCAGTGCTGGGTTGCTGCATAGGATGGATGGGTCTCTCTGGGTTCTCCAGAAATCCTTCGGCTGCTCCAAGAGTTTATCTAACTTCTTCACAGAATCCAGCTTCACCTGGAAGCCCTCATACTGAGGACAGGCAAGGGAAGGGTCAGACGTTTCCAGTTCCCAGCTCTCTGCCCAATAGGGAAGCTCTCGGGATGGGATTGGGGAGCAGGGAATGGGTGATTTGGAAAGTAGGGGCATTGTAGATGTTCCTAGCCAAGGGACCCATTCTCAGCATGGTCGTAGAAGGAAGAACCCAAGACACCTAGAACCCTGGGCTAATTCAAAGTGGAGACAAGACAAGATCAGGCCAGCCAAGTCAGGGATGAGGAGACTGTTCTCCTTCCCTAGGAAGACCAAGGTGATATGATAGATGGCACTGAACTTAGattcagaaagaactgggttcTAATCCCGCTTACTagctggaaaagtcatttaaaattgcctcggtttctttatatgaaaaattAAGAGGGTTAGACATAGTAGCCTCTTAGGTATCTTCCAGCCATAAATCTAAGATCCTACAACTCCTTTCCCCAGATACTTTCCCTTTAGGCAATAGGAGAGTCCTACTCTTGACCTTGGGATATAGCCTCCCATTCCACATTCAGGACCTAGGGAGGGAGGGGTCTTCTTGAAAAATTACTCCTCTCCCCTGGCTACCATTCCCTCCAAACCCATCCCTCTCAGGGAGAGGGGCAGCCCTTGACCTTTAAACTAATAAGGTCTTCAAGGTTTGCCAATATATtatctcacaacagccctgggagatagGGATGATTATTGCCCCCACTTAATCGATGAGGAATCTGAGCCCTGGACATAGTGACTTGCAAGCCCTGGACATAGTCACAGAgcaagtggctgaggcaggatttgaagtcaggacttcTGGACTCCAAAGCAGGCATCAccatgccacctacctgcctctaagAAGAGCCAAGAAGGGAAGCTGTGGGaggagatgggggtggggcagtCTATTGACACAAGTCTCCTAAGTTGCAAGGCCTTGGCCTCACCGGACCTTGGTAAAAGGACTTTTACTGTGGCCAGACCCAGGCTGTGCTGGCCCCTCCCCTCTGGTTtatcagagaagggaaaggagccAAGAGTCCAGACCAGTCCTCAGAATGGGCTTAGAGCAGAAAGTCAAGGGTGCTGAGTGCGTCCAGCTCTCACGTGGCGCTACGCTACTCCGGAGGACGGGTGGGCTCCGGCCTTCCCCAGGGCATGAGTGCGAGGTGAGTCTGGCTTTCTCTTGGGTCTCCGtggttctcctcctacccctTTCTAGCCTCCCTGCCGCTGTCAGgatccttcctttcctctctccttccctcccgaTAGGGACGGTACAGAAGGattctctcccccaccccgcTCCCCTAGAAGAGCCTGAGGAGGGGGGCAGGGCTGGAGCCAAGTCCCATGAGGTCTCACCTGGATGTATACTGACTGAGTGTTCTGTGCCAGTATCAAGAGCATGGCGGCGACAGCCACGGGGAGCGCCAGGACCTTCATGCTATCTGCCAGTCTTGTTCCCTCTTGCCTCCTGGGCTTCCACCCTGACTTCTCCCCAGTGCCTTATATAAGCCTCGGGGATGACTTCCTGGTCACTCATCCACCCACGTGTCAGAGAAGGGGCGGGAAGTGTCCCTCTGGGGGCAGTGCTGAGGGCTAGGGGTGGGGTCCTTCCCAACTGGCTCTGGGCCAGATACGCACCTGGCTTCCCCAGAGGAGATGTCTCTGGCCAGAGACCCTGAGGCAGGGATGGTCCTGAGCTGAGTTATGAAGTGGTTCCTTAGAGCTGGCTTCGGTGACTTCGCTTTCTACCTTACTTCCGATGTAACAACTCTCCACTTCCCCAAGCCATAACGTGTCCATAGGTGCCTCCTCTTGGCATCTCTCACCAATTGGGATGCCAAAGCAATCGTATTATAGAAACCAAAAATTAAGCACAGGGCCTCTTTCAGACTTCccctaattcattctttttttatatgtcAATCTcgttttcaaattaaaaatgtttaatttattatttattttgaacattcttttctttttaaattttgggttccatattctctccctctcacccacTAAGAAGGAAGCCACCAGGAtaccaattatacatgtgaaacaaTGTAAAACATATTTGCCATATTgcttaaaaaaagtgaaaaaaaggttTCAAGTTAGGAAGTTATTGTGGGAAGTAAAATATCTAGAGGACCtccatcccagcttggatcccaCCCAATGTAGAAATCAGAGTAGAGTCACATGTCCAACATCCTGGTGTCCCCTCACGCCCCAGCATTAGCATCACCACCCCGTTACCATGGAAGGAggagaggacatttttttttttttacaccattaccttctgttttagaatcaatactgtgcattggttccaaggcagaagagtggtaagggctaggcaatggaggttaagtgacttgcccagggtcacacagctgggaagtgtctgaggccagatttgaacctaggacctccttgtTCTTTACAAACTCATTTTGACTTCTAGTCACCAGTCCATCAATTCTACTCAGCCTTGATTCTACAGTCAATCATTTTTAGTGATTTTAATAACTCTCATGCTTGGCCTTTTGACCTTCCACAATTACCACCATCCTAATACCCTACCCTGGGTCACCCTTACCACCTACCTTCTCTGCTTCTATTTCTAGATGGCTAAATGTTGCTCAAAGAAATCACAAAACCTTGTTGATGATAGTATTTGACCTCAACTGGACCATCTCTTCTACActacaatcctttttttttaacctcttatttATCCAAATTCCCAATAAGGTATATTCCCAAACTATTTTTCCTCAAGACCCCAGACACATACCTCCCTCTTAATTTGAGCAAATTACTTCAAGACTGAAGCCATTTATTTTGAGCtctttaaaatccattttctcatttcctccaCTAAATCTCTTTTAGTCTTTAATCATTCTCTCTCTTGAGTCTCAAAACAATGAGGTGTACCTTCTCCTTTCCCAGACTAATCTTCCCATTTCCCCCCTTGATTCTAGTTCTTTCTGTACTTGCAGGACCATGTTTCCTGAAAAGGAAATAAGTTTAGTTTGAGCTAATTTTTTCTTGATTAACTCATGCTGGCTCCTCGTGATCACCCATCACTGTCTTTTTAATGATGCATTCTATAATTTGTCCTTACTTTTAAAGAATTAAGCTGTTTCTCCTCTTTTGAAAACTGGCACAAGATTTACCTGTTCCCAAAGCTGATGGGGAGAGATGGGGTAGGTGGCACAGTTAACTGAATTTAGAACTGGTCAAATGACCAGACTCAAAGAGTCATTTATGTGAATTAGGAGGATGGTCTTTGGTGGAGGGATCCATAATTGTAGCATTGGTTCTGTGCTGGCTGTATgatattgtataattagaatttgttcCCCAGAAACTCTTTCTCCCAacattccatgttccttctcaccttacacgctaatgtagggaggatataagttttgtggaGCTCCGCCCTTGCTCTCTTTTTCCCTTAccgtggctgggaaagctggctttatgccaggcaggagaatctgcacacgtgggtttactttttgttagataattaagtttgaacttctgtttctttaagtttattttctttctacgtcaa
Protein-coding regions in this window:
- the GUCA2B gene encoding guanylate cyclase activator 2B, which gives rise to MKVLALPVAVAAMLLILAQNTQSVYIQYEGFQVKLDSVKKLDKLLEQPKDFWRTQRDPSILCSNPALPSDLQPICKNSKAANIFRALRNISQEDCELCINVACTGC